A genomic stretch from Pirellulales bacterium includes:
- a CDS encoding methyltransferase domain-containing protein, producing MMNQQELLERIDSTKEVVIELGCGPNKRPGAIGFDRFPLPGVDFVADLEAGLDFLPDNSVDEFYSKHVLEHIENFEPLMRGIHRALKPTGRKVAVVPHFSNPYYYSDYTHKRFFGLYTFDYMADRDRRYRRSIPNFYVDFRFRVVSRKLKFRSKFFVRDQIKSLQKRLFNLNPYMQELYEESLCYWFPCHELEFVLTPVKPPPSHS from the coding sequence ATGATGAACCAACAAGAGCTGCTGGAACGGATCGACTCGACAAAAGAAGTAGTTATCGAGCTCGGTTGCGGCCCGAACAAACGTCCCGGCGCGATCGGCTTCGACCGATTTCCACTCCCCGGTGTCGACTTTGTGGCGGATCTGGAAGCCGGATTGGACTTTTTGCCGGACAATTCAGTGGACGAGTTCTACTCTAAGCACGTGCTGGAGCACATCGAGAACTTCGAGCCGTTGATGCGGGGCATCCATCGCGCGCTTAAGCCCACGGGACGTAAAGTGGCAGTTGTTCCCCATTTCTCCAACCCTTATTACTATTCCGACTATACGCACAAACGATTCTTCGGACTGTATACGTTCGACTATATGGCCGACCGCGATCGTCGTTATCGCCGCAGCATTCCCAACTTCTACGTCGACTTTCGGTTCCGCGTTGTGTCGCGGAAGTTGAAATTCCGCTCGAAATTCTTTGTTCGCGACCAGATCAAAAGTCTGCAGAAGCGGCTGTTTAATCTCAATCCGTACATGCAGGAATTGTACGAAGAGTCGCTGTGCTATTGGTTTCCTTGTCACGAACTAGAATTCGTGCTGACGCCGGTGAAACCACCGCCGTCTCACTCGTAG